The window TTCGCTTTCAAGAAATTGCTAATAATGAAGTTTtttgtttttgaaattaaaaaagaagaagaagaagaagaggaaattgGATGAATGCTAAGGTTCCCCCTTTCCTCGAGCTCATTTTGGCGTAGGTTTCCTTGAAAGATCTATCGCGACTGTAGTTCCTGTGTTTTTTGTTTAATCATGGAGAGATCGAGTAAAGGGCTGGTTTCTAAGCGCTTCCAAATTGGAGGATTTGCGTTCAGGGCATTTGTTCAATTTCCGTTCAGAAAATGAGaggaaaaaaaaacttgtttTTAACATTCCTGCATATTGTGTTTCTGTTCTTGATTGTTTGGTTTCACCCTTCATGTTTCGATGTTAAAAAGAGTTGCTTTAGAGCATTTGATATCTGATATTTCTGTTCTCAATTTGCTTGGCTTATTTATTTCTTCtagctttcttttaaatattatatatttacTTTTGGTCTTAGCAGTTTTCTCCTCGCGCGCAATAGGAAGGCTgcattattttgtttatttgttgCAAATCAGCATAGAGGGAAGATAACTTTCATAATATATAAATTTTGGGCTGATAGGAAATTGGTAGGTTTTAGTTTGACCTTTTGGGTTTAGGTTTACTTCACCAAGTTAGGTCCTCCTACCAGTTAAACTTTATTTGGGCTTGGTTTAACCACTTTTCTATTAATGTGTATGACTTCCAGCATGATTTATAGACGACAAAAAACTGTTGCCATCAGGTATTTGACATCACTGACGAAATGATCTGTCTTTGTAAGTGTCTATGGTGCAGTTCAACTAATTTGTTTCATGCTCAGTAGATTTTTCACTATCTTATATTCATAAATCTTTAAGCAACGTCAATAATTACTGATATTGCTCCAATGGCCAATCTATAACGATTTATATTGCATTCCGTTTTCTAACCCTTTTTCGAGTTCTGAAACAAATTGTTCATATTGTTTCTTCTTTTGCTTCTTGTCACAGATTGATGCTCTCATGGTTGAGATAAACAACGCATCATGCTATGACATAATAGATCAGTGCTGTGAGTACGTCTTGAGCCATCTTCCAGATCTGCAGAAGCAGAGGTATAGAGCTTTCATACATTTCGCTGTATACCTATCCAAAGATGCGATACAATACTTCATGTCTTCTGATAGTAGATAAACAATAACTTATTACCTTAACCATACAACTTTTGCTTTATTCTATCTATTTAAGCTCAGGTCCTTGAGATCTTACTAagattttagttttctttttcttgtaaaaaACTGAAACTACCTACTGTGAACTTGTAGGAATCTGTTTTTTATTGCAGAATTAAACTGATCCTTGCTGCTAAAAGATATATCTAGTAGATGAATTTGCTTTTGATTTTCCATCCCTTGTCAGATTTATAGTTGTTAGGAGTTTTGCTCTCTTTTGAACAAAAAAAGTTGATTGTCTGTTTTAGTGTACTCACAAGCCGAATTGAAATACTATTTCAGAAATTTGGTCATCTTTTGGTGATATACCGACATTAATTTTGCAATGAGGAGAAAAGATTGTTAATCTTCATGTCTTTTTTACTTCTGATAATTGGCTATCCTTTGTCACTTACCTTTTTATTGATTAGATTACTGAATGCAGTTTTTGTGTTTCTTCTTATAGGGAATGCCCTCAAGAAGCCAGGGAAGCAATAGCAACTCTAATTTTTGCTGCTGCGAGATTTTCAGATTTACCTGAGTTGTGTGATCTCAGGCATGTGTTTACAGACCGATACGGGAGTTCATTGGACCTATCTATAAATGCTGAGGTGTTAATCCTTCACCATATtgtaaagaaaaaagaaattgtTAATTTCTTTCTTCCTCTAATCTTTGTTAATTTTTTGTCCAGTTCGttgacaaaattcaaaagaagtCATTTTCACGAGAAATGAAGTTGCAGCTAATGCAAAGTATTGCTGAAGAGTTCTCTGTGAGATGGGATTGTAAAAGACTTGAGCACCAATCAAGCAGCAATGCTAAACCTGCACCTGTAAGATTTTCTGAGCCTATTGATTTTTCTATCTGCCTATTATGTAATCTGTTTTACATTATACAATAACAATGTCGCGTGAAGAAGTTGTGTTTAAGAAACCCTAACTATTTCTTCAGGCTAAACTGAGAAGAGCTACTACTGCTCCAGATACTAGAAACAAGGAAGCATCACCAGTTCATGCTGCAAGGAAAGAACCAGTTCAGGTTGGAACCAAAGAAGAGGTTCTATCCCTGGAAAGACATCGTTCAAATCCTGCAAGTGTTGCACGAAAAGAGCCAATAGAAGTGGAGCCGAAAGACATTCATGTTGTTTCAACAACCAAAAATGGTACATTCAGTGATCATGTGAACAGTGAGAGATCAGAACCATCCCAGAGCAGCAATGCAGTTCCACCATACATTAAACCAAGAAGAAATAATTATGAAACCCGTAAAGATGGCGGGTCTAAAGATGGCCTTCGACCGACAAGGACTATGCAAAATGAGCCGGATTTCAGTCTCGACAAACGAGAAGTCGTCTCGTTGAAATCTTCAAACGCAAAACTAGCTAGTGTAGCTCCTGCAGaagttggttcagcaaaatcTCAGAATGCAAAACCAGTTAATGTGGCTCCTGCAGAAGCTGGTTCAGGGATATCCCGGAACGCAAAGCCAGTTGATGTGGCTTGTGTAGATACTAAAACAACTGATGATGGATACTTTGGGCGCAAGAAGGAAGGTAACAGCATGGCTTCTCCATTCCCTAATTTGAATGGTATCAAAAATGGTCACCATGCGGAAGAAAAACATCGCAATCTCCCTGAGTATGATAGGTTGGCTACACAAGAAGGGTTAGACAAGCATTCTATCAGACCAACAAAAAGCAATGGTTATGTGATTCCGCCTTATGTCAAGCCAAAGATCAATAATGCTCCAACTATGAGTGATACTTCCTCCGAGAGAGACCAACCAGCTCAAAACATACTTGCTTCAGCTAATGACAAGGTTGATGGTAGCAAGGATACAGGTCATTTGAGCAATGGAGTTTCCTATGTCGAGAAGCCCAGGCCAATGTCTGTGAGGAGGAAAATCCAGAAGCCACCCATTGTGGACACTGACAAGGGTGTCATCGATCACAATAAGCCCACAGACAATGCCCTGGGCGGCCAAAGAGACTATGAAGGCCGGCAGAAGACTGATAAAGATGACAAGTATTTTGAAGAAAAGATCACAATTAGAGAGTCAAAAGTACCAATTGATGATGAGATGGAATGTGCAATAGACTATGGCAATCTCTTGCCTCGGCCATTAAATGGACGAAGAAGACATGGCGGTAGGCCTTCTGGTGCTACCTACAACGAGGAAGAAATAGCCATGGATAAGCTTTTGCGGCACTACTCAAGGAAGGGGACAGCGAAAACACCCAGTAGGGAAAGCACAAGGACCACAGCTCGTACAACCAGTAGTGTTGATCAAGATAGAGTTGAGTACCCTGGTGCTGATGAAACTTATTCGACCTCAAGGAGGACAATTGCTCCATCGCAAAGAACCAGTTCACTACCACCGAAACCAGTAAGCACACCTGAAACCAAGGCGCCTGCTCGAGCTACTTCAATGCAGCCTGATCTATCAAATCTCAATGGTGGTCGAGTGCATCCCAACATGCCAGATTACTCTCAGTTGGCTTCACGACTTGCTGCTTTAAGGAACACATGAAATGGTAAGCGCCATGGTATTGCTCTCACATCTACACCCATGGGCACTCTCCTTATTCGTTAGAAACACAATTCCTACCACATTTCAATTGGTTCATTTTCTATATGAACTTGTTTGTCTAATATACTGTAATAGGTTTTTGTCCGTCTTTGTATATGATATTTCTTGAACtgtgttttcatttttgtaaAACCATGCTTCAGATGAGTTGAATACAATGAACTTGCATCCTTGCtgtcttcctcttgcttgtagcGACTTGTTAACAATCAGTTGAGTAGATTTGATGAATGATGCAGTAATGATGAAGAATCTCATCCCGTTGcgtggaggtcaaaatcaaggcgGTCAATGTTCAGAAGTCATCGTCCGATCGCCAATCGGACGAGTATGTCCTGATCGAGAAGAGAAAGGTTCGATCCGATATCACCTTGGACTCAGCCATGCGCCGAGCACCCAACGCTCAAATAAGAGGACGACAAAGCAATATGCAGAAATCGGGTCGAGCGGCTtctccgctcggcctagcagcataCTCGACATCAGCCGAGCACATAGACAGTGTACCTTCGGACGAGCGGACAGTGTACCTGCTCGGCCCGACAACGGACAACATGCGGACAGTGTACCTTCGGACGAGCGGCTATCTTGCTCGGTCCAACAACAGGGCAGGCGGACAGTAgactttaggccgagcggccatcTCGCTCGGCTCGACAACGGACAACATGCGAACAGTGGAATTCTGATCAAGCGACTATCTCGCTCGGCCCACTAACAGACACAACACTATCTTTCGATATCTTTTTGGGAGCTAGCGCCGTTGAcaagcggcatggtcagacagaagatcgtacgacgaaagtttccactgtcactttagagatatgctcAGCTTGTCATGGATACTTTACTGACACATCTTTTCAGGAAAAGTTTTGAGATGCGCGCTATCGAAGCCTTATATAAAAAGGGGGTCCAAGTATCGACGGAGATATACGATATTTCACTGTTGCGCTATAGTTTTTGTTGTTCGCTtattgcttcttcttctttttcttcttcgtcgaagactgacttgagcattggagggccaTCGTCAGGGACTCCtttcctggctcggcactgacgctgcttgtgttgtaAGTTGGAGCGAAGTCCATCGAACGTCAACAGGAACGCCACATTCCcagcatccatctcatcgactttcggacaagatAAACAATGGAGATTATTGACTACTAATCATTATAAAAACATAAAGAGACCTAATTAGAGcgttctttattttaaaatgatcaaCTAGTGAGAAAACGAAGATTATCGCATCCCAACTCTATTAACTATAATACTAATACTACAaatcaaattataatttcaaagtttaaattaaataaattgagaGCCTAGTGCGGACAAAACAGGTGGAGCAGTAAAGACGATTTGAGTTGGCGAGTTACGTCGTGCGAATAAGATGGAGCGAACGAACAATCATTCCCTTTTACCAAACTGAAAATATATGAATTATGAAATGCAAAAGGCATGAATATTATTTTACACACCATAGATCTGAATTCCATAGACAACTCCTGAAATGATAACTACAAAATTATAAGCATCAGCTTTGAATTTTGATTGAAATATGAGTGACCATTTGACACTCAAACAAAACATGTttccaattaaaaaaataataataatactacgGAGAAGAAAAGCAAGGCTATGGAACGCTGCAGCTGCTTGTATCTGCAAATCCTATAACTCATGTTAGATATTGTCATGGAGCAAAAGAAGATGCAGTGAAGTGATCTGTCTTAACTAATCATGTTTACTTACCAAAATCTTTAGGACACCTTGTCTTTTCTCACTAGTTTTGATGTGTCTTGTTCATGTTGATATATTGTTGTTTCTTGAATCTTGGTTGGCGGCCGTCAGCTTAGAATTAGATGGAAGCTCAGGAGATGCATCAATCCGTGCGCTGTGATTTGCAGCAGCAGTTGCTTCCAGAACAGGCTCTAATGTCCATCTATATGAAGGAGAAGCAAATTTGTCAGTTGAGATTCTGTATCTACGATAAACACCTTCAAAATTATCAGAAACCTTCAATTCTGATCTAAACAAGAGGACTCGAGGATACCCACCCCGTCGGGAAGTTGCTGTCGTAGCGGGCCTCGGCGCGGAGCCACCACAGCAGGACCTTCCTCCCGCAATTTCCCAGCGGCTCAACGAACGAGGCATCCTCCAACAGACACAGCGGGCTGTCGATATCCTCGCCCTTCTTCCCCACCTCGTCGAGGTCCCTCACCCAATCCGGCTTTTCCTTGGCTTCTCTCCACAGCAACCTCGAGTTCAGCATGAACCCCGCCCACTCCATCTTCGCCGGCAGCACGGTCTTGCCGGCTCCGATGAAGGTGGCGCCGGTGTTGGGCAGGGGGTTGTAGGTGTGCCATCCGACCAAGTGGCCCGAGGAGTTGCAAGCAGGGCCTTGGATTGGCACAGGGGACTTGTGATCCTCGCCCCTCGAAGTTGATAGCCCGGTAATGTGAGTGAGGATTCTCATGGAGATGGCGCCCATCCATTTCACTCTCTGCGCCTCGTCGAACAGCTCCATGCTGTGCACATTGCTGTCGTCGGCGAATACCACGATCCCGTCCATTCCTCTGTCTCTCACCACTCTGTTTTATGGAAAAGGCAGTAAAGATCCAAGTTTTATTCCGACGTCCCGATCAAGATCCAATTTTGATTATTTAGAGGGAGAGATAATTCACCTGAGAGCGTGGAGGCGCATACGGGATTCGGTGGTGCGCCGGTAGCGTGAGTCTTCAGGCATGGGATGGGGGAAGGGGACGTGGAGAAAGTGGAGACCGGAGCGGGCGAGGAAAGCGGCGGTGTCATTGGATCGGCTGCTAGCAGCCTCGACGACGAGCCAAGTGAGGGGGAAGGGGACGAGGAGAAGGGAGTGGAGGAGGCCAGTGAGGTGGAGCGTTTGGAAGGTGCGGGCGTATGTGGGCGTGACGACGATGAGCGGCCGTGGAGTACGTACGCCGTGCTGCAGCCGCTGCTCCCGCTGCACGCGCTCGATGATCCAGTGCGCCCGCATGGTCTCCTCGGAGTCCGGGTGTGTCCACGGCCGGATGCGGATCCCGTGCCGCCCTACCACGACGTGGCTCTTCGTCGAGTTCTGCTCCGCCtccggaggcggaggcggaggcggagagGAGGCAAGCACGATAGCTCGCATCtgagtcgtcgtcgtcgtcgtggTGTTGGTCACGGCAGCGTGGAGGGCGGGGACGGATGTGAAAACAGAGGAAATTGTCGTTGTGGAGGAAGGAGAAAAGAGCAGGACGAAGACGACACGAGAGAAGCGGAAACCGAGGAAGACACTAATGACACAGCAGACCCCATGGAGGACGATCCAGAACGCCGCGGTAGGGGAACGAAAGACGCTCTCGGCAGCGGAAGCAGCGCCGCCGCCGCCTTCTCCGCCTAAGCCAGAATCCACTTGGCGGTGACTGCCGCGCCGGCTCGGCTGGCTAGTGAGCAAAGATGGCTTCATATATTCGCCTCGATCTCTCCTTATCACCCTTCTTTCTCCTCCTCGATCAATGGTCGCTGCTCAGACAGAAACGGAATCGGAAGAGCTAGATTTAGATCGGCGGTGGACTAATCAACGAGCAAGGAAGaagcggaggaagaagagcaatgcTTACGATTGAAGCGAGGCCATGGTTAACGACAGCAGAAGCAGAGGGAAAGAGGAATCATTGATTATATCTGGTGGAGAAACGAGAAGATGAAATCAAAGCTTATTATTTGCTGTCGCCGTTCATGTTTGGCAAGTTGACGCGTGATGCATCCTCTCTTCCTCAGTCTTCAAGGCTCAACCaaattcatgtttttttttttttttttttgccaatgtAAAACGAATCactatgattttattttaaaattttgtatgaACTAAACATTGAGTAAAACTTAATCATGTTTTTGCGATTGAGACACCCAACCAGAATTCTTTCGACTGTGGAAAAGTTTAAGACTTGGGTCCCTTGATAACCACCTTCGTCTTTAATCCAGAGACAGAGACATTCTCTAATCCCCTTTCTAACTGCAGTGTAATCGTCATTTAAAAGCATTGTTAAGAGTAACAAATGGTAAAGCAAATCACAAGGAAACATGAAATGTTCCAGTGTTTTGGACCTTTCTTCGTTTTTTCAAACAATAAGTTAAAGTAAAGTCAACGATGAGCAGCGAGTCGTACTGGATCCAAGAATCAAGGGGACAGATTTCAAGTTTAGTCGATTTTAAATTGGAATTCGGTAGCCAGAATTAATTGATTTCTCACCAGCAGATTCAAGGACTTGCGATCCAAAAGTCAAAGTAGGTGGGCATGGATTGTTGCATGCCGTGCACGTAGATTTCTTAGGCCGGACCAAATAAGTCAAAGATCCTGTCTGTATTCCACTACAATTTTTGGATTATTTGTACTTGTATATTCGTGGTTTTAAATACACGCAACAAAGCGTGAACGAACGACGACATGAGTGTGTATAGATTTTATCTGATCGAGGCCGGATCTAGTGATGAAGAAAGTAGATGAGGGAGTTTCGATAAAATGGAAAATGACACGCATGCATTGGGTCAAAGGTCTTACAGTGAAGAAAGGTTGGGCACTGGAATAGCTTGCTAGACTCCAAAGTGTTATTAAGTCGATCAGTCGATGGCTTAGATGTTGCAATGAATTTAAGTGTTGGACCCGCTATCAGCTTCTGCATACTGCCAATCTGCCGTAGTGATGGATGGGAGGTAGTGGTGAATGCGACTGTGTGAGGAGGATTCTTCTGAGAAGCAATGCCACAAACAaataaatgtttttttatttattcagaGGTATCGCAAAGAAGTTGACAATGGCTGGTCCAGGATGCGGATGCTGATACCGATGCCAAACTCAAGTTAGATTGGACCAACTTAACCAGAGTTATGTAACCgatatcttttatatatatatatatatatatatatatatatatatatatatatatatatatatatatatacacttgtATTGCTAAACTAGCCCAGCACAAGCCCACGAGTCTAGGCTTGTGTAGTCGGTGTCCAAGCCAACAGCCCAatttaagttatatatatataatcaaaatttcttttaaagAGGAATACTATAcccatctaaaatttttaatcttaagtaCTATAATTTAAGAGAGAAGTTTGAACCTAAAGAGAAAATCTTATTAACTTAAATTCATTATAACTCAACctttaaattctaaaatcttaaaCTCTAAACTCATATAACATACCCCATGagtatataaaatttttaattttgaacattATAGATAAAGAGGAAAGCCTAAACCTTGGAGAGAAAATCTTATTAACTTAAACTCATTATAACCTAACTCTCAAATCCTAAATTTTGaatcctaaatatatataatatatcctaaaaattaaagaaataaagaaTTGAGGCACCTGGACATTTTTGATCCAGGCGCCTcaacaatattaaaaataaaacaaaatctgaaggcgcctccaatgcattGAGTGCGCACGAATCCACAAGAacgggttatatatatatatatatctaatatATGCagccaaaacttaatttttttaatctctctctcatttGCCCGTGACaatttttctctctttcctcttaatttaaaataaaattatttctttttttattgcATGCAACAATTAAAATGgtactaatttttaaaaactaacacTTGATTTTTAAGGACCAACATCacttggtctttaaagaccaataCCCAGACCAGCACCAGGTTAAAAACCAACACCACTTGGTGGTGGTGCTAGTCTTTAAAAACTAGCACCACTTGATGGTAGTGCTGGTTATTAAAAAACACTTTGTGCTCTCTCCATTTATGCATCatttcttatttttaaaaattagtatcaATGCACCAAGGTGTTTTTTAAAAACAACACCAAAGTGGTGGTGTGTTTCAAAAAAATAGCACAAATGtggtgttttttaaaaaaaataccaccAAGGTGGTGCtagtgctgatctttaaaaccaaCACCTTGATGGTGCTTGCCTTTAAGGTATTTAAAGACAAACACTACCTTGGTGTTGGGTGCTAGTCAGTGACGTAGCTAGGATTTTTACTTAGGAGGGGCAAAGTGACGGAGTCGGCGAACGATGACGGTGATACTGGCAACAAACAACGACGTCGGCTGAGTGAAAGAAAACAATCAAGAAAATTTTACCTCAATTAAAAGGTATTATTTTATGGGGCATCGTCGAAGCGACGGCGTTAGCCAAGTGAACATGATGACCATACAACAAATGACAGTGATGATGGTAGCAATCGGTGTGCGGCGATAGTGACTTGGGCTATAACGGCAGTGACATGTCGCGGAAGATTTTGTGGATAAAATTAGAGTTAGCAAAAAGAATATGAAAGAAattagaggaagaaaaaaaatggagaggaaaataaaagttcgcaattagaggaggaagaagaaaaacggaCAGAGAAAAAAATTGACTTGGGAAAAGAGGAAAATGGGTTCGGCTGAAAGGATTTTAATTGGAATTTTTTTGCTAAAAAGAcgagaaaatttcaaaatttatgactatattttttttaaatttttcccccCATTGTATTAATATTTTCCTTGAATTACAGGGGGTGCGATCGTACCCCCTGAGCGTTATATAGCTACGCCCCTGGTACTAGTCTTTAAGGTCTTTGAATATTAGCACCATCTTGATGTTGGGTGTTCGTCTTTAAATCACATATGGT is drawn from Zingiber officinale cultivar Zhangliang chromosome 1B, Zo_v1.1, whole genome shotgun sequence and contains these coding sequences:
- the LOC122046090 gene encoding probable beta-1,4-xylosyltransferase IRX14 translates to MKPSLLTSQPSRRGSHRQVDSGLGGEGGGGAASAAESVFRSPTAAFWIVLHGVCCVISVFLGFRFSRVVFVLLFSPSSTTTISSVFTSVPALHAAVTNTTTTTTTQMRAIVLASSPPPPPPPEAEQNSTKSHVVVGRHGIRIRPWTHPDSEETMRAHWIIERVQREQRLQHGVRTPRPLIVVTPTYARTFQTLHLTGLLHSLLLVPFPLTWLVVEAASSRSNDTAAFLARSGLHFLHVPFPHPMPEDSRYRRTTESRMRLHALRVVRDRGMDGIVVFADDSNVHSMELFDEAQRVKWMGAISMRILTHITGLSTSRGEDHKSPVPIQGPACNSSGHLVGWHTYNPLPNTGATFIGAGKTVLPAKMEWAGFMLNSRLLWREAKEKPDWVRDLDEVGKKGEDIDSPLCLLEDASFVEPLGNCGRKVLLWWLRAEARYDSNFPTGWTLEPVLEATAAANHSARIDASPELPSNSKLTAANQDSRNNNIST
- the LOC122046081 gene encoding uncharacterized protein LOC122046081 codes for the protein MLGGILGGKFFNKCKHSAKNIRARIGPIRSKKQATVRWLKKDVADLIAAGHEANAYGRIDALMVEINNASCYDIIDQCCEYVLSHLPDLQKQRECPQEAREAIATLIFAAARFSDLPELCDLRHVFTDRYGSSLDLSINAEFVDKIQKKSFSREMKLQLMQSIAEEFSVRWDCKRLEHQSSSNAKPAPAKLRRATTAPDTRNKEASPVHAARKEPVQVGTKEEVLSLERHRSNPASVARKEPIEVEPKDIHVVSTTKNGTFSDHVNSERSEPSQSSNAVPPYIKPRRNNYETRKDGGSKDGLRPTRTMQNEPDFSLDKREVVSLKSSNAKLASVAPAEVGSAKSQNAKPVNVAPAEAGSGISRNAKPVDVACVDTKTTDDGYFGRKKEGNSMASPFPNLNGIKNGHHAEEKHRNLPEYDRLATQEGLDKHSIRPTKSNGYVIPPYVKPKINNAPTMSDTSSERDQPAQNILASANDKVDGSKDTGHLSNGVSYVEKPRPMSVRRKIQKPPIVDTDKGVIDHNKPTDNALGGQRDYEGRQKTDKDDKYFEEKITIRESKVPIDDEMECAIDYGNLLPRPLNGRRRHGGRPSGATYNEEEIAMDKLLRHYSRKGTAKTPSRESTRTTARTTSSVDQDRVEYPGADETYSTSRRTIAPSQRTSSLPPKPVSTPETKAPARATSMQPDLSNLNGGRVHPNMPDYSQLASRLAALRNT